The following nucleotide sequence is from Mangifera indica cultivar Alphonso chromosome 1, CATAS_Mindica_2.1, whole genome shotgun sequence.
tatcaaattttattaaatatattaataatttatacatagtaatcttttaaataatctatcttcaaagtaatctccttattttaataataaaacattactcaaatcaaataccCCCTTAAagtaagatttttttcttttaaatagtattatgagcacaattttatatacaaacaatgatatatcatcatatgatttgataattaaaaattaaggataaaaaaatatctaattatataataatacatcattatttatacataattttattattttctatttgttaATAGATTAATATTGTTAACATTAGGCTTGACATACCTTTTTGTTAGTTGAAATGTAAAAGTTATCATGGacgaaaatataattatatattaaattatttaaaaattaattaaaaaaataagaagttAAGAAAACTacatacaacattaaacaaattATGTTGACATGACAGCATGGGCTTATGGTGATAATTAAATAGCTCATGATCAAAATAGCCTTAAAAtattagatgaaataaatacaccaaatcatctatttatatgtctattaaatatatgttaCATGGATGGTGCTAGCATTTGATGAAATGGGAAGTATAACTTCTAACCAAATATTCTATAGTTTATGTTTAGCTTGGGATTGTTGTAACTTAtccatttaattatttattggtcaattttaaaaataattaacttgTGCAAGCTCTTTAACCAAATCGCCCATATGGCCGAAAGACTTactcccatccaaggtttattGAATCTTTAAACTGATATCtgctaaatattaaaaatttaaacttctattaataaaattagttaattcaaaagataaatcatcatttaatagtaatatattaaaacaaataaaaatatattcattttcttcattaatttataaaattaataatttttttcagaatgaaattttaaaatctttttttttcaattaagttttcatttatccAACATCCAACCTTCTCTCGTGACAATCCTTTCTATGATGTCTTCTTTTAGGTGTATCGCAAAACTCATTGTTAAAAtaccatatatttattatatgtctaTTCACCTCTCAACAAAGTTACCCATAATACCcttataattgtatttaatttagttcagTCACATTTATCCTACGTTtacaagataaaattaaaaaaaaaaaaaggaagaagttAAAACTTATCCAAATCACTTACTAGATTTTGGTAGGAcaaatattactatttttattgcattttcttTCACATTATTATTACACAACACAAGACAAGAACACTATCTAACCAACATTAACATCTACAAAATCCACATGGGcccaaattttttcaaactttaacttTAAAGACAATTAGAGGGCAGTCAGTACCTCTGAATGCACCGTCATTCGGTGCATCTGCCTAAAGTATTAATTACCATCATTTCTTTAGTCAAATCACACACGTGTTGATAAATTTTTCTATCCACGTTCCATTCTCAGTGACTGTCGGATTTTTGTCTGTCACCTGTGGTGGACTTGATTTTCCACGATTACCCCTCAGGTAAAAAAGGGTCAAAAAAGGACAAATTCCCCGTCTGATGTGGCAGTCTCTAGTCTTTACATAGGATTCTAGCTTCtacctattttttaatttttaaataatatttttggacTGATTCGTAATAAAATCAACGGCAAGGCTGCATTTGTCATGCTGTGGTGtaatattcaatataataattcattggattttaatctataaattctTGAAGACATTATGAAATTTTCTTCCATCAAAACATTCAACTGCCTTTTACGTTCTTCTTAAGGACTATTTGGCTAATGGTAACGGAAAAATactttcttaatttattttttaatattggtattattttattttatttataaattatattttattatcaatgataatatgataaataatataaaaataatctgattatcaattttatattagatattaaattattatcaaaataatttaaattttattataatcatattattttttattaatttttcaaataaaaatactatCACTTTCAATTGATCttttattgtaatataaaaatatttcaaaatactTATAAGTAAAggtgtttaaataaaataatattttttaattatatttaattaaatataataattttttatatttattaattattattattaaatataataataatttataatcaataattttttaaataatttttttgtaataattttttatttttattaaccaTACCcgataattatatattgttcataatttaaaatgtttgcattttggaattaaaaaaaattatgaagggCTTTTATAGGAGCCTTAGGTCAGAAGGCATAGGTAAACTACCAACATTGACCAGAGGGATGACAAAAAGAAAGGCATTAACATTTTGTCGTTTCTCTtgcattaacatttttttaaaactttttgtccgattttgacattaaaaaaaCGACACAAACTCATATGCAAGCcctgaatattattattaaaaacaaaagtgTCTCTTCCACGATAGACAAACAAATCCTTCACATTTGATGAAAACGACAAGCCCCATTCTCCCTCTCCCTCTTGAGGAGATCGAGTTCTCTTCATCTAGTCATGAGGTGggttcatgaaaatatatagatatgatATCAATGAAGACCTAACATGGAAATGGCTTCACAGATTCTGCTTACGACGAAGAAATATGCAAGTTAATGATATGATCAAGGAACATACATGGATCAATTTTATGTGTAAGATTTGACTATTTGAGTTATGGGACATTGATTATTAGTTATGTCTTTTGCCTGTTTGTTAGGTTCATGCTCAGAATGTTCCCCCATGCTTACAATATATGAAATAAGAATAAGCCTGTCGTGCCACTCCATCCTGGAACTTTCCAATTAATCTCAATTGATTTTagcttattaaatatttaaatacgaAAGAGATGCATTGTGGAGGTTCCTtgcaaattaaatatatataattgaagtgTCTCAGCATGCAAAGTTACCATCTGTTTGTCATTTATTCGACGGTTTTTTGCTACAAATTGTAATCTTGCTGTAAGGAAATCTCAATAGAATAAATTGTGCAAGCAAGCCATGCTTACTATATTTGAAGAAGATGCTCTTTCCTAGAGTATAAAATTGTTTTGGTTGGGAATTGTGAGGCAATAAGAAACAGACATGTTTAGCCACGTAAATGAGAAGGCGAATTCTAGACAAACTTTTCTAATGGAACTCTCCATCTTATTTAGCCAAAAGAAATTTACTATGTTCTCCAAATTAGTTGCTTGAAGATTATGATATGATGTCATAATACTCTTTTAACCCTTTTAAGGATTTCTTTCTCAGGAATTAATGGAATGGTCATATTCtccaatattatatataagtgCTTCTCAAGTCTCGATGCTTGGAGGGTGGTAGGGATTGCTCCGATTTCGAACTTGGATTTGTGAATCAAATGTTGAGGATTTTTGCTTTTGTGAGATTTCAGACAGAAGATAGATTAGCAAATAAAGCCCAAAGGGCCAAACATAAAAAGTATACAGAAGAACTATTGAATTGTACCATTTTACAAGGTCCATGCAAATAGCCCATTTTACAAATACACTATCAAGTGTTTATTAGTAcagttttgtaatttcattaagAATGATAAACTAGAAATTTATAGTGAAATCAAACggttttcattaataaatgtgGATGAAAAATGggtaaataaacttttcaaacttagagggtatgaaataattatttggtCTAAATATTACTCAAAAGTTAATTCCacaatataaatgaatttttttttttaattctaccATATTTAAACCCAACAACATTCATAACATGAGCATTAAAAAAATGATCGAGCAACTATAGAGGATAAATCAATCATATATGAGCCATCACATAAACCCATaagcaaaaaattttcaaaaaagatgTGCTTAATTATCTCTAAAATGAAAGATGTAGCCACGCTTAAATAGTAGGAATATAAGCATGTCCAGTGTAGTTTGGCAACTTTGCTCTACTTCAACTCTTACTTTTCATTCGATCATATTTACAATCAACTCCATTTTAGTTGGTTTCCCGTTGCCTTGGAAATCTTGCGAGGAATTTGTAATATTAATGGTCAACCCATATCTAACCACCAGTACTAGAGTGAACATcaacaagtttgaattcaaagaGCAAAGGCTAGAGGAATTCCTTTCTTTTCTAGCCATGTTTTAAATTTCTTGCAATCCTCCCTCTTGTGCCCATATTTATGATTAAGACGACACTTCTCCTTGAGTTCACTTGATTTAGATTCATACATAGTTATAGAGTTGGCATTGGGCATTCTTCCAATATTTCTTCTCAAAGGGTTCTTGCTAGGTACTATGCTTTGAGAAGCTTTTCTTAAATTTCCGCTGTCTGAGTGACAACCGTGGCACTATGTGAGGTACAAAGACAGACATTTAAATCTCATTCACTCTTTTGGGCATTGTAGATACTTTTAAAGCATCAAGATTAGACAGAATGTTCAACTATCTGCCACACCAGTACGCTCCTGGAAAGATCAATGTCACATCCTTCAACTTCTTGCGATAGCTAGTTAGGCatattaacaatgaaatttCTAATTCCATTAACGCCATCATATTGGGAGGCAGAAAATAGTCTAATGTAAGTAAATTTTTATAGCCTTATCAGTCCTCATAGTTTACCCCGGACAGAATTCTAATGGATGACAACTGGGGAGGCAACGTGGGGTTGTTCAAAGCTGAGGAACCAACCATAAGCATGTAGTATGGGAATCATGCAATTAATACCCATATTTCCTCATTGATTCATATATTCCATCATTGCAACCATATGCATATTTAAGAGTTTTCTTAAACCAACATAGAAAATTCCATCACATTATAAAGCAAATTAATTGCAAATAAGACTTAAATTGATAAGTTAATCGACAAAGTGATTTAGTCATTAAGtacaaaaatattcatttaatcCCTTTACCGTCTTAAGCCTCTTACCAAGTAATTGTTAACTATGAGCAAAtcataaacatttgaaaaactATGAGCAAATCATGATTCATAATTATAAGGAAACATTAGGTCAACacataacaacaaaaaatactATAGAATGTAAGATAAACATGACAGAAAGTTCAGGTCAAATTAGAATTATTCATGATTGagtctttgaaaaaaaaaaatggaagcttaatgGGGTAGAATACAATTTAATAAGgattaaaatgtaaattacaATACAAGAACAGTTGtatctctttaattttaatgaaaatcaaCAGAatgtttttaaagaaaattccattccaaacaaaacaaaagtgtGAAAGCCAAGTTTTTTGAACGTTAGATATGGACGAGAAATCTTATTAAAACCCCAGCTCTAATACTATTtacaagaatttgaaacaaaaCTAATTTGGATCAAGCATTTCATTCTTAACATATGCATATATAAGACAAAGCAAGCTCATGCATATATCCATAAATGCAAAAACAAGACCTTTTGATTATTGCTACTGTCATTAAAGTAGAGATTAGAGTGGAAATAGAGTGCTTGCTATGAGTTTGTGTTTGCAGGATCGAGATGACTTAATAAGCTAGCCATATGTATACAAGGGTGAGGCCAAAACTAactaaattattcatatatggTGTTCTTGTATATTTGATATTGTTAGAAACAAAAAAGTTTCACatctaataaaaacaatataaacaagaaGTATATAAGTATAGTAGATTAGATTTTAACACATGTTAATTAGTTTTGTGAAATATAAATTTCggttttcatatttataaatctaatatatttttacatgaTATCCAATTACTTATGTTAGTCCACCAAAGacgaaaaataaatacaaaatttagaaGCGCAAAAGCTTTAAATGGACAACTAGTTTTCTTGctcaaattatatgaaaatctACATGGAAGATACAAGAATCTTCCTTAGCGAACCATTTCTTTGTAAAAGTTAAGGTTTTTGTTGAAAAGAAATAGTTGATTTAATTATGAAACTCACATATACTCCTAACTTGTTCAATTCCAAGTAACTTGTGTTAGCCTGAAAGACTAATCTGAATTAACTTGTCCTTTAACAAAGTTGATCAAAACCAAAAGGATGAGAACGTTATTGACTCTTGTACACACTTCTCTCTTACACACTTACAATTTGAAATGTATACTTTGACATTAACAATTATAATGGATAcaatgaatttataaaattaggttttcGAACAAACTTGAGTAAAATGTTGTAAAATTCgcctttaatttaatatatttgatatatgtgtgTATTTTCTTTACCTTTTCTATAAAACTTTTGCTTCGTTTTCATAGTGTGCATTTGGAATATATGGTCAAATAAGTCAATTTCCTTATCTTCAGATCATTTCCAAAGGTTTTATGTATTCTAGGATCACAAAGCTAAAATTTAATGATCAATTTAAAGGATCACATTGACTAATGTTTTCTTAAAACAAATTTCCATACTATTCATCCAAAATATTatctcaaaaattatatatatatcaacataTGATCTTCATTATAGATCATATATTTtagtacattttttttttatttacaagttaataaaacatataataaaaaattaatttatcattattttataattaaatgattgttttcattcgaattttgatgaaataatgaCTTATCACTTTTTAAGTTAGAGGAGGATTTATTTTTCacatatctattaaaataaGATGTTAGTTTAATAATCAAatggtatttttattattttatataatatataatagaattaatattaaatctCTAGTAATACAAACAgattatatttttacaataactattttaaagttttttctttttttttcggTTTGTCTCCTTTCTCATTTCTTAATCATCAAAAATCACCGAAGTGGGATATGACAAATCATGATGCGCATGGGGCGCATGTGGGCGAGGAAGTATCTCAGAGTTGATGGAAATGGCAAGATCCAGTTAAAATGAAGCTCGTTAACAATAGATATAGGTGAGTGAGAATTAATAGGTGAAAGCAAGATTTGACAAATCTATATTGAGTGAGCAGTGAGCAAAGGCGATAGCACTAAGCTCGTGCCAATAATTTGTGCACAGGGATTGAAACATGACAGCAACGGGAGGACTTGGTTACACAATGGCGAGAAGTTAAAATATTAGCAGGCAACAATGCAAGAGTGGTGAATAATAATTTggtttataatttatagtttttgtaattataaacgGGTagtgattaataattttttaaatcttcagGAGATAAACTATTATTTAGTTCAATAAAGACAAAAGacattttgtcttttttatcagttttataataaaatttaataaattatattaacaaatgtaacaaaccagtttaaaaataaaaatttcaaacttaaaaaataaaaaactgtcATTTCATCcatgtttgagtgatgaatagtcctttgactttatttttatttatagattatttttatatacagtAACATGTTACTCTGTACATAAAATTTAGGATAAAGTTCTATAAAAATAGTAttaatgtaaatttaatatGGTATGAGATATTGTTGAATTACTTCTTCCATTTACCTCGCTATTCTGGTGACAAAATATATGTTCTGTCCATCTTTTATAAAGCAAGAACAGGGAAAAGGCATGAGATTGCAAAGATGTTACTTTGCAGCACAAATAGTCGGCTGGATTCTTGGATAAAATACCCATCTCAATTTCAGGTTTTATTTATCTCAAACCAAGAAGCTTATGAAATACACATTCACTGCAATTGCTAATGCTTCTAATTTAAGTATATCTAAAGATAAAAGTAGttttatttgtacaaataatagatataaacttaagtaaaaataataatgtattattatataattgggtgttcttttatatataattcaaaatcattcaattatatgataacatattattatttatacgtaaatttatattcattgtttgtatatatagttatattattttgataatacgCATCGcatttctttttcaactttATTAGCAATGAATTGTGGTGCTTCCACTTAAGATGGGCATGATCAAGATAAATgaacaaagaaattaaagggaaaaaaaaaaaaagagagctaAACTCATAAGATGCTCTGCACCTAAAGTGCAATAGCTGAAGTCATGCTTTTGTGCTTTACAGCATAATTGCACACTTGCTTGAAATTCAATAATTTGGTCCCagaattattgtattttaatttttcaccgACACCTCTGCCCCTTAATGTCGGCAAATTTTTCAGTTACCACCTTACCATTACCATAAATTGTTATCGCCTGATAGCCCTAATCCCATGTTTAATCTTAATCTTATTATGTTAATTCCTTGTTTGATATGGAATTAATAAAGTTCAGTGCCTTGAATCATTACTCTGTTTTCACATGATTGTTAGATGAATTATATGGGTTGTTTTTTCTCTTGCTAATGTTTCCCACTTAATCTTATTTGTCTTATCtatttgtcaaataattatattttaatacaagagAATCAGAAAGAAATATCTTCTTTTGCCGGCAGTTGCAGTTGTTAAAAGCAGTTGACCCATCTGTCTaacaataagagaaaaaattaagaatacaagttttcaaacatatatatatggtgaTGCTAAGTGCTTAACAGATTCAATAGCCCAACTAACAGTATCTGTAAAGAATCTATCCCTAAGTACAAATGTGAACTGTTAATACAAGGGATCCTAAGAGAAATTAAGGCCACAATTAGCCATTTCAATTGGCAACTTCATTAAGAATATGGTATGGGACAATACTAAGTTTCAAAGGGACAGTTGgaatgataaaaaaagatatttcaaatataaaaaaacaaaaattcaaatccCTCTCCAAtgacattttcaaattaagtCATTGATTTACCTAATACAGTGATTACGAAATTGATCAATACTCCTTGCTGGTATAATTTTTCTGTATTATGGTATTGTACATCTAATAAGACAAATTAGAACGAGATGAGGCACATGCCCTTTCCATCTTCTTCTACCTTCACAAAGCTACAAGACATACTTTTATAAGGATTTATAGAGAAGCTATGTATACTTTTTAAAGTGGTGAAGAGCAATAAATTTATGGGTTGCCTAGAATTGCGAAGATAATAGGTTGAGGAAGGATTTTAACTTGAGTCAGTAGCACATGGACCACCAAGAGTTTATGAGTGTGATATAACCGTTACAGGCCGCTTCTGAAAGCAACTTTGAGAAAAATGACACAACAGCTATCAGAATGATTTGTATCATTTGTCATCCACACAAGCAGCATTTACAGCAAGCCACAAAACAAGAAGATAAGGTACTTTGTTTACCATAAATGCCTATATAGTTCTGCTAAATGAACATTGCAACAGAATCTTCTTTAAAGTATCAGCTTCTAGGAAGAAACTTAGAACAAATTGTCTTAACACAATGAACAAAGAGTCTTCTTGAAAGCAGTTTTCGTCTGTAATCTTTCAAACTGGTACTGTTTCAAAAAAGAGAGACAGAGAATGAAACAAATCGGTTTTAGGATCACAAATTGGTTTACAAACTAAAACATAGGGCCATTCTTCTTCAGAGCAAACCCCAGATTAAAGACAATGAGAAAATTAACAACAGATTACGAAGTTGAACAAGGGTAAAAGTGAAATGAAAAGCAGTGTCGAGATGCATTTAGTTACAAACCTGTTTATAGGGTAATTCCCTTCCTAAATCAGCTGAAACTTCAACAGATTCTAATTGAAAAACAGACAACGATACCATAAAATACACCAAACCCCGAACACCCATATGTAAATATAACAAGTCACCTTAAATACATCACTCAAACTTAATCAGTTATCAGCACTAGGCTATATCACTGTTGCATTGACTCTATGCTTTTACTCAGCTCCTCCAGCTTCTTCATCCTCAACTTCTCACTTTCACTCACCAGCTGTTCATTCCATGACAAAAAAGTGAAGTCATAATCCGAAATAAACAAAGCAACTACTACAATTACCTTTTCTGTCCCTACtagaaaaagatattaaaactaACCTCCATTAATTTGGTGATTAGCTGTACTTTTTCCTTGTTCTTTTCATTGAAAGCCTCAAGGGCTTCCTTGTATTCTCTTTCCTGTGACAAATTTTAAGCCCAAATTCAATGGTGTTAATTGAAATTCTCATAGAATGCCTCAATTACGAGCAATTTACCATTAATCAGGTAAATTTATACTGCACAATATGAATCAAAGATTAGTTTGGGAAAAGCCTCACCTTCTTCTGGCAGGTATGGCCTAGAGGCTTTAATTCTTTATTCACAGTATCAATCTTCTTACGGACCAGAGAAACTTCCTTCCTCATTGGATCTGCAAGTGCTTCAAGCTCCtgataaatgtaaaattttatcaatttgaaACCCCAAAAACTGTTAGCAGTCATATTAACTTCTTTTATTTTGGTAAATTGATTTGTTCATTGCTACAACAGCTTGAGGCTGAAAccactaaaaataatataaatactaaccgtcaatatttttttagtttttggtgGCCTAAACAGCAGAACTTGATTCATATTGCTCACTTCACAAACATTCAATCAAGCTTCTTCAACCCATTAATTATTCTGTATTAATGTTACTTAGTAaacataaatctttatttaactGACAATATTATTGTTACTAAGAAGCAAAAATCTCTATTTAACAgacaatcttttttttctttctatggaataaaattatttttactgacagatttaaaaaaacaaaaaagtactGTCGTTGtcttaaaaaatagaatatttcgctttaattttaatttaaataaattatttatccaTCGTAATCAAATTATGAAGCCTAAACTtgcttaaaacaaaaattttcatgtcAAATTTCGCCTTGTATGTTCAGATCACAGAGTTTTAGTTACCCCAGAGGCCCAAAAATTACCCTTCATTTCTCCAAAAAAATGAGccaaaaaggaggaaaaaaacAACTTCTTCACataaatcatgaaaaaatttgttctTTCTCAAATCCCAGAAAGAAGCAAGATTATGAAGATACCTCACGAATCGTGGCCAATCTTTTGGTCTCTTCTTCAACACGACCCAACTGAGCTTGAACCTTCTCTCTTACTTCAAGTTTTTTCCTctcaatctcttcttctttggcTCTGAAAGTGGAGAGAGCGGACCTCGACATCTCTTCATCTTCCTTAGACAAGTTGCTGTTGAAGCTGAGACTACCAGAGCTCTGCTGCAACATTAACTGGTTCAAGTTTTGGCTTTGGCTCTGGCTCTGCTGGGGTTGCTCTATAGACATCTTCAAACAATCTTGACAGCAAAAAAAACCCTTCTTCTTCCctgattttctctctttatcttcttcttgttctctctctttctcttttgcttttgctttgaAATGATGtgttgtttctctctctctttctctctctcttatgtTCATGATGCAACAAGTGCTTATAAACAGGGCTGTCGCtttagagtttttatttttgggatAGCCTGAATAGCTGTGACCTACCTAAACTTTGATAAAGGATTTTGCCACCCTCCAAGTTTAAAAAGTCTATTTCTGGcccatacatacatatatatacactttgggggcatttggtttgggtaatgtttgattactaaaatagaaagattaccttgaagataaattacttagaagattattgggtataaatgattactatgtttgataaaatttgatagatataaataattattgtgtttagttaaaggtaataaaagattactagtaaattattttacttaaatgtccttgaatataattatttttaaatatttttttatattatttgtcatattaattaaaaataaatttaaatttttatctcaaaaaattaataaataataatttttctataataaactcaagattatcccagtaatctttaaatacttaagataAAGATggaatcagattaccacctatattacctgtcacatcagcATTAGTAAtcacattggtaatagaagattactgtaatcttttattactgacaaaccaaacaagagaataaaagatagattatcaagataatcttaaaaaccctcAACCAAATGCACAATTTAAGTTAGACCTTAGTTTTAACCatcatatatatgtttatgactttatataatatataataaagtcAATATCATCTAAACCTCTAATAgcacaaacaaattatatttttattctaattatcttataattatcttttttttttcttctttcgtATCTCTTAGTTGTCAGAGAATGTCCTAACTGATAAACTAATTAAATGTAAAACATAACATAACTAATTCAGGGTGAATCTCATTATGCATCTACTTTCACTCTTGAAAGCCTACTTTCGACTAAATcaatatctcattttcttttacaaaaacattttattgcatctccaaataatttattttcaactcATATTCCATCTATCATTTTtctcaaacaattttttcttatcaattGATGGCCAATAGTGAAACCCTCTTATTATCAGCCCATAAACATCATGTCTTGAGtcattgtaataataataaatctgaGCTTCTTTTTCGAACCCTTG
It contains:
- the LOC123211513 gene encoding E3 ubiquitin-protein ligase BRE1A-like; the encoded protein is MNIRERERERETTHHFKAKAKEKEREQEEDKERKSGKKKGFFCCQDCLKMSIEQPQQSQSQSQNLNQLMLQQSSGSLSFNSNLSKEDEEMSRSALSTFRAKEEEIERKKLEVREKVQAQLGRVEEETKRLATIREELEALADPMRKEVSLVRKKIDTVNKELKPLGHTCQKKEREYKEALEAFNEKNKEKVQLITKLMELVSESEKLRMKKLEELSKSIESMQQ